The sequence CAAACGGGTTAATGAAGCGCTCTTTCGCCGCTTTGTCATGGGGCTATTGCTGACGGTGGCAGTACTGGCGCTGGTGGCCTGAGAACAACTTACAACCGGTTTTTAATCATGAAACTATCGTCTAAGTCTGACCCAGGGGTGTCTGCCCTTGGCCCTGTTTCTAGTGGCTGGAAAACCCAGGGGATTTCGGTTTTGCCTGGGCTATTGCTGACGACCCTGATTGCGGCGATCGCCCTAGGGTTAGATCGACTGAGCAGCCTGCATACCCTCAACCCGCTGCTGATTGCCGTGCTGCTGGGCATGGGCTGGCGACAGTGGGGCGTGGTGCCTGCCGCCTATCGCACCGGCATCAAGTTTGCGATGAAGCGGGTGCTGCGGCTGGCGGTGATTTTGCTGGGCCTGCGGCTGAGCCTGGCGGAGGTGATGGCCGTCGGTCCCTGGGGGTTGGGCCTAGTCACCCTTGGCACCGTCAGCACCTTTTATCTGACCTGCTGGCTGGGTAAGCGGCTGGGCGTTAACCCCCGCCTAGCTCAGCTGATTGCCGCAGGTACCTCAATTTGCGGCGCGTCAGCAGTGGTAGCAACCAACCCGGTGATCGAGGGTTCTGAAGAAGATATGACCTATGCGATCGCCACCATTACCGGCTTTGGCACCCTGGCTATGCTCACCTATCCGCTGGTGGGCAGCCTATTGCAGCTTAGCCCCTCGGCCTTTGGCCTTTGGTGTGGAGCCTCAGTACATGAGGTAGCGCAGGTGATCGCTACCGCTTTTCAAAACGGCGACCTCAGCGGTGAGGTCGCCACCATCACCAAGCTCTCTCGCGTGCTGCTGATCGTACCGATTATTCTCAGCCTCGGCTGGCAGGCCCAGCGCCCTGACCATGGCAGTCAGCCTGCCCGCCCGCTGCCCATTCCCTGGTTTGTGCTGTTCTTTTGCCTGTTGGTCGGGGTCAACAGTTTGGGGCTAGTGGCGGCCCCCATCAAGGCCGTCGTCCTCAGCGGCAACCAAGTGTTGCTCTGTATGGCGATGGTGGCCATGGGGCTAGAAACAAAGCTGTCTAATCTGACTCAGCTTGGCCTCAGGCCAGTTTACTTAGCTGGGCTTTCGTGGTTGTTTTTGGCGGGAATTAGCCTGGCCATGATCTATTTGAGTCAGATTTAGTCGCTAGTGCCAGCCTTAAGTCTGAGTAACTGAAAAACCGGCAAACCCTTACAGGTTGGCAGGTTGAGAGGCTGCCTCTGCACTATTACGGGCGCTTGCCCGCCTAAACCTCTAACTAAGTTGCCTCTAGGTATGCCTTTAGACGAGAAGCAACTATAACCTTAGAGGGTCTCGCGAGAATGGCCTTTTTCGCTAATTTAATATCACAAAGCAACAGGGCAATCGCTCGCCTGCTGAAAATGTGGAGATGATAAAGTATGAATATTCTAGCTTGGATTGTATTAGGTCTAGTAGCTGGCGCAATTGCTAAAGCTATTTACCCCGGCCGCCAAAGCGGTGGTATCCTAGGTACTCTCATCCTAGGTGTAATTGGTGCATTTGTGGGAGGCAGCCTTTACAGCTTGTTTACCACAGGAACGTTAGCCCTCACGGCAACCGGTTTGAGCATTGGCGGTATTGTAATCGCCGTTTTGGGTGCAATCGTTGCCCTATTTATCTACTATGCAGCGACCAAGCGCACTGTCTAATTAACAGCATTCGCTGACTGCTAAGTAGATAAGCATAGACCAACTGAAGTCCAGTCTTTGTTGCGGCCATCTGTCCGCATACTGTAGGATAAAACTTCGGTATACCATTTAGGGCATTGGTTCTCCCTACGCCAATTTAGGGCAGCTTGAAAGATAGTTGCCCTAAATTGCTTTTTGTCTACTTGCAGATAGTTTCTTATTATTGTATTCATGAGGTTTCGTGTGAATGATCGACTAAACCAAGCTGAGGGTTTAAAACAAAATTTATATACTTTTGTGCTAGATGCTGAGGGCGATTTAGCCACAGCGTTAGAAAGCTACAGCGCTGACCAACTGAAGCACTGGTCCGAAACCAATTTACAAGGCATTAGCCGATCTGAGTTGGCGATCGATATGTTTTTGACCGAAGGTCAGGTCTACAACGAATCAGTACTAGATATTTTTATAAAAAACCAACCTAATTTATCCTCCTCCGATCAATCTTTAGTTAAACGCTGGCAAGAGACCTTTAATGGTCTATTTAAGGTGCTCCAGGTAGCCGGCGATCGCTACGAGCTAATGAACTGGCTAACCGAGAAGTGCTACTGGGCCGAGCCGAATAGTTCCCAGTCAGCCAGCGATCTGGCGCGGCTTAGCCCAGGCGAGATCATTGTCACGCGTCTGCTGCCTATCGACAGCGACGCCTGGACGTTTTCAGGACCTTTGATGATGCTCGGCAAACTGGGAAAACCAAAGCTAGCAGTGGCCATTGGCAACTTCAAAAATTGGTTCCCCAACTATCTGTATGGCGATGCCCCAGAGCTGTTAGAAGAAGCCTGGCAATCGGTAGAGCGCTACCACCATGATTTTGTTGAGTTTTTCGGGGGAGACGAAATTACTCTGTCAGGATACGAACTAAACAAAAAACTGAAAGAATACCAAGACATTACCACCGAGCGTCGCTTGGCAGAGGCCGGAATCGACAGTTCTAAATCTCTCAAAGAGTTGGCAGATCAGGCCGGTATCTCTGAAGAAGAGATGACTGAGTCGGTAGAATCGTTGGGAGAAGACGGACGAACCGTAGGCAAGCTGCTCAAGCATGACAAATCCTTAAAAATGGTCATGCCGCCGGTCAACTTGCCCGACGAACTGCGGCGGGCAGAAGCCGTGACGGTGTTTGTTCACCCCCGCTGGGGCCAAACGCTCTTAAAAGACTACACCCGCCTAGTCGAACTGTTTGAAGCGACCGATGAAGCGTCGCTGGCGAAGCAGGATAAGATCATCCAAAAATATCTCAAAGAAGATACGGTAAATGTCTATGTTTGGCACCGCTTTGCGGAAGAAAATGCTGATCCTTTGTTGGCCTCGTTAGGGCGATGCCTCGATCGCCCAGCGCTAACTGTAACTGACCTAGACGACGCTTTAGCCCAAGCCGGTAAACCGTTGCAGCCAACCCTGCCAGAAATTGCCAATGTGCCCATGCACTTGCATAATTTGTTTCAGGAAGCACTGCAAGAAGTGAACCAGAGTTCTTCAAAGAAAAAGTCAAAGGGTAAAAAGAAGCAAAAGACAGGCTTCGCCCTCTAGTGGGTACTCTTTCTGGCCTTTGACAGGCTTAGCCGGTAGGTCGCGACCCACCGGCCATAGTTCAGGAAGCTAGAGCTTATACCAAATCCAAATTACATACCCCCAATTCCCAAAAGGCCAAACCGTAGGAGCGCATGGCATGCGCCCTGCTAGCTCGGGGGTAACCAAAAATGATGTTGGCTATGGCTATAGTTGAAAAAGACTATTTGAGATTAATCAATGGGGTTGCAATAGACTCTTTACACTAGACCAAACACCTCTTCTGCTGAAGTCGGGTGTAGGCCAATGGTGTCTGCCAGTTCTGCTGTAGTCAGCCCCCGCCGCAGCGCTGGAATAAAGCCCTGAATTATTTCTGAGGCGTTGTCACCCACGATGTGCAGGCCCAAAATCTCTTGAGAGCGGGCATTGACCACCAGTTTAATCATCGCCTTGTGATCTTGGGGCGACAACTGGTAGCGCAGCGGCGTAAACCGAGAACAGTGGACTTCAATGTCTAGGTCAGTATGGGCTCTAGCTTCGGCTTCGCTATAGCCAACGGTAGCGGCCTGGGGAGAGCAAAAAACGGCTGAGGGTACCCAGCGGTAGGAGACGGCCTGGGGCTGATCAGTGAATAGGGTTTTGGCGGCGGCAGCGCCTTCGGCCCTGGCGACGGGGGTCAGGGGCAGGCGATCGGTACAGTCGCCGATCGCAAAGATCGACGGCTGAGAGGTGCGGCTGTAGTCATCCACTGCGATCGCACCGTCCTCAACCTTGACCCCAGCAGCCTCTAGGTTTAAGCCTGTCATATTGGGCGATCGCCCCAGTGCCAGCAGCAGGGTGTCGGCCAGCAGGGTGTCTTCACACTTGCCGGAGAGGCTGACATGCAGGCCACTTTGGTCGGGTTTAATCGATTCGAGGGCTGTTTCGGGCATGAGCCGAATGCCTTGATCGATCAGACTCTGGTGCAGGGTTTGACGAATATCGTGATCAAAGCCGGGCAGAATCAATTCGTTTTTGTCAATTAGCGTCACTTGGCAGCCCAGGGTGGCAAACACATCGCTAAACTCGGCCCCAATGTAGCCGCCGCCTACAATGGTTAGCTGCTCGGGTAGAGTCTCTAGGCGAAACATGTCGCGGGACGTGAGGCCGCAGTCAATGCCCGGCAGGTCGGGTTTAACCGGTTCTGCGCCCGTAGCAATAATTACGTTGTCAGCCGTAACCGTGCGATCGCCCACCGTTAGCTGGTGGGGGTCAACAAACTGAGCTGAGCTGTGGAGCACCGTAACCCCCGCCTTAGCCAGCTTTGACTGATAAGACTGTCGTAGCTCAGCCAGTTGTTGATCGATGGCAGTTCTCAGGGCAAGCCAGTCAAACTGGCCACTGGGGTTAACCCAACCATAGCTTTTTGCCAGACACTGCTGCCGGGCAAAGTCGGCGGCAAACACCATAAATTTTTTAGGGATGCAGCCCCGATTGACACAGGTGCCCCCCAAGTAGTTCGGGTCTGCGATCGCCACCCGCGTCCCATACCTGGCCGCCGCTTGAGCCGCCGCCAAACCCGCCGACCCGGCTCCAATCACCAACAGATCATAATCAAACATGGATCAATCTACTTTCTCTAAACTCTCTGGGGGCTGGGTGATTTCTGTGCCAAGGGGGTCGGTTTTGATTAAATAGCAGGGAGACTGTGCCGATGCCACAACAGTCTGACCACCCACATAGGTATCTGTGGTGAGTTCGCGTTGCACGATGCCGGTAGCTTGGCCATTAGCGGTATACCAACAAACCCGATCCCCCGGCCGAAGAATTTGAGCCATAGGAGCCTCTTTATCAACAACATAAACGTCCAGTGCCCCTTTTTTAGCTTAGAGGCAAGACCTAGCCTTACCGATCTGCCATTGGGCATAACCCCCCATTTCAACGGTCATAAGCGGGGAGATAGGCTGTTTTCCAACAAGCTGTTATTTTGCATGGGTCTTGAGATTGGCAAAGCTCTTAACCAGCGACACCGGCAGGGCGGCTGATCGGTGCACCTGTTTTTGCAGGTGAGTGACCTGGTATTTGTGAGTCGTCAGTGGCGTTTCATCGCCACAAGAGCCAAAGACAGTGCAGCTCAAATCGGGGTCAAGTTGAATCAGGGCCTGCCAATGGCAGGTCTCTCCCCAGGTAAAACTGACCTGCCATGGGGAAAGGTCTGAGGCGTTAGACAACGAATCGACCGTCGCGCCTGCAACCGCGAGGGTATAATCCACCGGCTGCTCTAGCCAGGACCACCCCTGCTGCTGCCACAGCAACCGCTCTAGGATCTGGACTGGCTCTGGCAGCAGCGCCCAGCCGCGATAGATGCGAGACAGCAGTGCCAGAGAGCCCTGGCGCAGCAGGAGCGATCGGCAATCGCCTAGGGTGAGGGCACCGTAGTAGCGCCCCTCAGGAAAATCGATCAGGGTGGGGGCAAACCGGTGGCCACCGATGTGGCTGACTTGCCAAAGGTGAATACCGTGGTTTGGCAACCGCTGAAGCTGGTGAAATTCGTTGACGAGGGCTGAGGTCTGGCGGTAGAGCGGGTAGCCGTAGCGACCACAGCAGCGATCGCGCCGCCCGTGAGTACAGATAAACAGGTGCCGCCCCAGCAGGGGACGAGCCATTTGGGGCCATGTACCCTGGGACCGGGCGGTGAAATAGTCTGCTATAGCCGCCGTCAGCCGATCGGGGCTCACCCCTTCCATCTGCATGGCTTGATAAGTCTGCAAATTGCGCTCAGGGGCTTCAAAAAACAGAAGACGACGCGGTTGCTGGCACCGGACCTGGGCAGAGGGCGGCACAGGTTGACCGGTGAATAAGAGAAACCGGGTACCGGGCCACTGCTTAGCCCACCGCTTCATTTGAGCCGCCAGATCGGCGGGCAGACCGCAAGACTGGTCCATCACCTCAGCCCAGGGGTGAGGGCACTCAATCAGCACAAACCGGCGGGTGAGCGGCGCGGTTCCAATCAACGACTCACCCTGTTGCTGGGCAAAAACAGCGCAGGAGCTGACCATGGCAATGGCACACCGTATATATTCAACAGAATTTAATGATATCTATTCTCAATAATATAACCAATTTCCAGCTCCTGTCACCCGCTATAGGAAAGATTTGGAAGGTCAAATGAATCCTCTTAACCGGTAAAAACTGCGCTTAACCAACCTTTAGGGCTAACTAAAGCAGTTTTCCAGCGACCAATGAGCTGACTTCAAGCTGACTATAGATGCTATAGATAGACGCAAGGCCTTTATCCTTGATAGGAATTGATCTTTATTGATACAGTACCGTAGCCCGCAGGAAGGTCTGTATTCCTGGTCTATCCATCACCGTGCATCTTCTTGGAGTCTCGCCCATGACCTTTCAGTTTGGAATTGAGCATGAAGTAGCCTTTCTCAAGGCCGACGAGTCCTTTGCCGATTTTTCCAACACAACCTTTGCCGATTGGGACGCCATTATCCAAACGCTGCCCCACTATCCCAACGACCATCTCAGCCTCCGCAGCGGCGACCTCGGAATTCGCAGCAAGCGCTGGTATGTTGAGGGGTTTGAGCGATTTTCGCCCCAAGGCGAGTTTTTAGACTGTATTCCCAAAGGCATTGAGATTCGCACGACTCTGCAAGGGAGTATCGCCGGAGCCGTGGCCGAATTAGAGGCAAATTTTGATCATCTGTGCCGGGCAGCCCAACCCCAGGGGTTGAAGCCCATTTTGACCAGTTTTAATCCTCAGCACAGCGTCTATTTGCCCCAGCCGCCGCTCAATGCTTACGAACAAACTCTGCTCAATCGCTCACCCGAAGAACAGACCGAAGTACTCGCTATGGTGACCTACGGACCTGACCTCAATCTCTCGGGGTGGCATCTGTCGATCCCAGCGCTGATTGAGCTGGGTCAAAAGCTGACATACTACAGCCCTTTCATCGTTCCCTTCAGCTTCAGCGCTCCGGTAGCGGAGGGCCAGTTGTGGGCTGGGTTGTCGCGGCGCACCTACGAGCGCACGGGGGCGCGCCCTGCGGTATTGGTGTTTGTCGACCCAGCAACACCGGCCAACCAGCTACCGCCCCCGACCCGGCCCTCGCTGATCAAGCCAGCCCGCACGGCCACAGAGATCGGTCGAATTGAATTTAAAGCCTTTGATAGCTGCGGTGATTTTGCCCTCTATGGCACCCTGCTTACCCTGCTGAAGGGGCTGATTCTAGATCAAACCTTACCGGGACGCGCCTGGATACCCGATCGCACCCTCCATCAACAGGCGGCGCTCCACGGATTTGCCCACCCTACTATCGCTGCCGGAGCCGAGCAGGTCTTAGCCGCGATCGCCCCGGTGCTGGAGGCTTCAGAGCAGGCTGCCCTGGCCCAACTCCGCCAGATGTACGATCAGCAAGACTGCACCGCTACCAGGGTTAAGCAAGCCGTGGCGGCTGGCGCTGACTGGCGATTGGCCATGCAACGTCAGTATCGACCCTTACGGGTTAGCGCCAGCGCCGCTCCCTATCCCCAACTCAGGGTAGGTTAGGTAGGGCGTCATCCAGACGTTACAAATTAGCCCTCCTACCCAGTTGAGCCACTGTATGCAACAGGTCTACCACTACGAGTTTGTTGTGCCAAGTGAGGTGGTCGATGGCAACGGCCACGTCAACAACGTCGCCTACGTGCAGTGGATGCAGGATGTCGCCATTGCCCACGCTACCAGCGTCGGCTGCACTGCCGAAACCCAGGCGCTGGGGGCCACCTGGGTGGCGCGATCGCATCAAATCACCTATCTGCGCCCGGCCTTTGCGGGCGATCGCATTCGCCTGGCCACCTGGGTCTCTACCCTACGCAAAGCCCGCAGCACTCGTCACTACAAGTTT is a genomic window of Nodosilinea sp. E11 containing:
- a CDS encoding DUF2945 domain-containing protein, which codes for MAQILRPGDRVCWYTANGQATGIVQRELTTDTYVGGQTVVASAQSPCYLIKTDPLGTEITQPPESLEKVD
- a CDS encoding GlsB/YeaQ/YmgE family stress response membrane protein; amino-acid sequence: MNILAWIVLGLVAGAIAKAIYPGRQSGGILGTLILGVIGAFVGGSLYSLFTTGTLALTATGLSIGGIVIAVLGAIVALFIYYAATKRTV
- a CDS encoding sucrase ferredoxin; translated protein: MVSSCAVFAQQQGESLIGTAPLTRRFVLIECPHPWAEVMDQSCGLPADLAAQMKRWAKQWPGTRFLLFTGQPVPPSAQVRCQQPRRLLFFEAPERNLQTYQAMQMEGVSPDRLTAAIADYFTARSQGTWPQMARPLLGRHLFICTHGRRDRCCGRYGYPLYRQTSALVNEFHQLQRLPNHGIHLWQVSHIGGHRFAPTLIDFPEGRYYGALTLGDCRSLLLRQGSLALLSRIYRGWALLPEPVQILERLLWQQQGWSWLEQPVDYTLAVAGATVDSLSNASDLSPWQVSFTWGETCHWQALIQLDPDLSCTVFGSCGDETPLTTHKYQVTHLQKQVHRSAALPVSLVKSFANLKTHAK
- a CDS encoding acyl-CoA thioesterase is translated as MQQVYHYEFVVPSEVVDGNGHVNNVAYVQWMQDVAIAHATSVGCTAETQALGATWVARSHQITYLRPAFAGDRIRLATWVSTLRKARSTRHYKFLRLSDDTVLSTGATEWVFVDAITHRPRTIPASVSGCFDVVADPENG
- the gorA gene encoding glutathione-disulfide reductase, with the protein product MFDYDLLVIGAGSAGLAAAQAAARYGTRVAIADPNYLGGTCVNRGCIPKKFMVFAADFARQQCLAKSYGWVNPSGQFDWLALRTAIDQQLAELRQSYQSKLAKAGVTVLHSSAQFVDPHQLTVGDRTVTADNVIIATGAEPVKPDLPGIDCGLTSRDMFRLETLPEQLTIVGGGYIGAEFSDVFATLGCQVTLIDKNELILPGFDHDIRQTLHQSLIDQGIRLMPETALESIKPDQSGLHVSLSGKCEDTLLADTLLLALGRSPNMTGLNLEAAGVKVEDGAIAVDDYSRTSQPSIFAIGDCTDRLPLTPVARAEGAAAAKTLFTDQPQAVSYRWVPSAVFCSPQAATVGYSEAEARAHTDLDIEVHCSRFTPLRYQLSPQDHKAMIKLVVNARSQEILGLHIVGDNASEIIQGFIPALRRGLTTAELADTIGLHPTSAEEVFGLV
- a CDS encoding YeiH family protein, with the protein product MKLSSKSDPGVSALGPVSSGWKTQGISVLPGLLLTTLIAAIALGLDRLSSLHTLNPLLIAVLLGMGWRQWGVVPAAYRTGIKFAMKRVLRLAVILLGLRLSLAEVMAVGPWGLGLVTLGTVSTFYLTCWLGKRLGVNPRLAQLIAAGTSICGASAVVATNPVIEGSEEDMTYAIATITGFGTLAMLTYPLVGSLLQLSPSAFGLWCGASVHEVAQVIATAFQNGDLSGEVATITKLSRVLLIVPIILSLGWQAQRPDHGSQPARPLPIPWFVLFFCLLVGVNSLGLVAAPIKAVVLSGNQVLLCMAMVAMGLETKLSNLTQLGLRPVYLAGLSWLFLAGISLAMIYLSQI